The Vitis vinifera cultivar Pinot Noir 40024 chromosome 7, ASM3070453v1 genomic interval ttttaagataaTCACCATTCTACAGTTTATTTATAGGacaataaaactaattttttagctttttaaaaatataaattttatattaggagtgttttttaaaaatattatcaagtTGACTCGAACTTAAGCTagtatgaataaattaattaaatatatatcatGATAACCCAGGTCAGAATACTTTTGCTATTTCATTTAACACTTTATCATGGTAAGTGGTTCCAGAAATGCTGATTTGGCCATGACACTTCAAAATACCGACAAGCTAGTGTCTAAATCCAACATTTTCCGTGTCGAAGTTTAAAGCACATCCATTGGGGGTGGTTTGAGCTTCTTTTATGTAACAAGGGTCCCATACACCACGAAAACGATGAGATTGGCACTCTCTACTTCAATGCTTAAATTATGTCATCCACCACTGCACATTCCACCTAATTAcggaaaaattataaaaaaaatttatatatatatatatatatatagaaaaaaaaaatctaataattgCACATGCATACGACCGACAAATTCTTCCATCAATAATTAAAGACACTAATTCTCAAAAGCAAATTCATTGCCATGTGAATTCACATTAACGGGTTCCTTTTTTTACAAACGCAATGAATTGATTGCCAGAAATTTAGAATCGACCGTGTACCAAACTCAACATTTAAGAACATACAAGTGTCATTATAAGGCTGTAATGCCATTTTCAATGTAATCTAGTAATTGGGCTTTGAATTTCTCGCTTCCTGGAATTACAAGTCTTTGAATAAAAGTTTCTTGGTGATTATCCCGCTTGCTACCCTTTATTAGGATATACAATAAGCGTATTGATCCACCGACTAACGCAGAGTCTCTGtaggattaaatttttttatacttgaaaGAAATAAGCGATGGATTGAAATACGACAAGGGCTTGCGGTTAGACCAAGATGGATGGTCCGGCCATATAAAAATGGCCAAAATGAGTGATTCTTCGCGGCGCGAGCGCGATGGATGGGTACAGTGGGTGATAGCTGAGCAGCCGCTTTGTCTGTCTCTGCCCGCTGAGGGACAGACCTTCCTTGGAAAGGTGGGGCCGACAGGCATTAGTAGTAGTACCAGTACCGGAAGCAAACCAGAATATGCTTTTGctttggtctattaggcttctcTCTTTCATCGGGCTCTGTTCTCTATCTACATACATCTCAAAAGCTATGGAGCTTTTTCACGAGCTTTTCCTAACCGTTGCGATTTCGGTTATCTTTTCCTTTGTTCTATCAAAGATCCTTTCATCGGCGGCAGGTGGTGGTGTTCAGGACGATGCCCTTTTGGGATCATGCAAGGATGGGGAGAGTGAGAGAGGAGGGAGGTTTGTTGGAGTGGGTTCGGGACTGGAGATATGTGAAGGCGAATCGGTTTTGGCAAAATTGGAGGTTCAGGAGGTTTTAAATGATGTGGATGTGGATGTTGGATTGGAAGAGAGATTGATGGAAGGAGGTTCTGGCGAAAAGACGGTGGAGGTCGGTGGGATTGTGGCTGACTTGGTTGAAGAATGTGCTGAGGATGGAGGCTTGGAGAAGAGGGAAGCGGTTGAAGATGATGCGGCTGTTGGATTGGAAAAGAGATTGATGGAAGGAGGTTATGGTGAAAAGACGGTGGAGGTCGGTGAGATTGCGGCTGACTTGGTTGAAGAATGTGTTGAGGATGAAGTTCGTTCGGAGAAGAGGGAAGCGGTTGAAGATGATGTGGCTATTGGATTGGAAAAGAGATTGATGAAAGAAGGTTGTGGTGAAAAGACGGTGGAGGCCTGTGATGGAGTCGGTGGGTTTGAGGCTGACTTGGTTGAAGAATTTGCTGAGGATGAATGGAATTCAGAGAAACGTGAAGCGGTTGAAGAAGATGCGGTTGTTGGATTGGAAGAGAAATTGATGAAAGGAGATTGTGGCGAAGAGACGGTGGAGGTCTCTGATGGGGTCAGTGGGGTTGAGGCTGACTTGGTTGATGATGAAGGGTGTTCGGAGAAGATTGAAGCGGTTGTTGGATTGGAAGAGACATTGACGAAAGGAGATTGTGGTGAAGAGACTGTGGAGGTCTGTGATAGAGTCAATGAGGTTGAGGCTAAATTGGTTGACGAATGTGTTGACGACGAAGGGAATTCAGAGAAAAGTGAAGCGGTTGGTTTGGACTGTGAAGGCCAGAATGAGGTAGGTGATGAGAGGGGAGAGTTTTTTGATGATGATTGGGAGGGGATTCAGAGAAGTGAATTGGACAGGGCTTTTGGGGCTGCTGCGGCATTTGTGGGTTCGGAGAAAAATGCTAATCACATCTTGAATCTTAACAGTGATGTAAAGATGCACCTGTACGGGCTTCACAAGGTTGCCATCGAAGGACCTTGCCGGGAGCCTCCACCTATGGCATTGAAGATTTCCGCTCGTGCCAAGTGGTAATAAAATTGTTCCATGTTTTTTAATCGTTATTACTCTGGAATTGCTACTTTTGATTGCCCGGTTATGTTTGCTGATTCGATGTTACTGATCATTGAAATTCTTGATTTATAGGGGCATTAGCTTGTTGGATTGAGTGGGtaaaagtggaagaaaatttGAGTAGATTAACCAAAATAAGATTGTGAAACtggaaaatttatcaaaattttgaaaaaccatGATGTAGGAGAGCAAGATTTTATCAGATATTTGAATTGCCCTTGTTCCAAAGTGGATATGCTGACTATGGTagtgtttggttgttgagaatgTTGAAGACTAAGATGGATTCAGTTGTCAAAGATAAGAATAGAACTGAAAAGAGTGGAGGACTGAAAGCAAGAGCAAAAGCATAACTAGAAAAATTAAGgcaataaaaattgataaataggaAAATGGGTGACTGAGAGCAATAAAGGAAGTGATTGGATGTGTTTCATTTGTTACCAAATGGTAATCATAATCTCTGGATCATGACTCACTATGCATTATGTCTGCAATGGAAAGTCATAGATGATGTTCCTGTCCTTCAATGCCTCTTAGATTTCGGTCACCATGGCCTTTTTTTGTGCTTCCCCTTCTTTGAGTATTTATTGGCCTGTTTTGGTTGCAATTGTATTCTTGAATTGACAAAGACTGAGCAGAGAAGTTCTTATGCTGTGGGCAAATTTAGGACACTTGATAAAAACACAATAAGTGTTAATTCTGAACTGATTAGCATTCcagatattttaaattaaaccaAAAGTTAAGTTAATCTCAGAGTGCTATCCCAATGAAGTTGTGTAATATCAGATTAGGGCCTACCCTTGGTCAAGTTCCAGGGTATAGTTTGATTGCTTGCTGATATAGGAGCTAGCTGGCGCATGTAAGTGATGAACATTATTACATTGTGCAAGGAATGCTTGGCAGCGGCTTGGGAACATGAGTCCAGAGGCAGCTATGGAGCAATATGTTGCCCTTCTTTCGAGGGACATTCCAGGGTGGTCAGTGGACGATCCTCTTGTAAGTGTTTGCTTTTGGAACATATAAACCACTGCCAgtcttttcaaatatttctattGTTGAGAAAGTGGGAATTATGTTCCTTGAATATAATAATCGGTAACACAGGAGGCAGTAAACATATTTGTTCAGATGCAGGAGCATCGGGGAAGCTAGCTTCTGAGTAAAAACATTGCTACAGGAATAATCCATCACTGAAATGAGAGgtaatttgttattaattcTGCCATACTTGGTTCACCAATGgtaaaatttgtaaatttttgtTTATCCTTTAACATGTCATTGTTTGTTAGTCTACTTTTCTGTGAGAAATCTTATGACTTCATTCATTTGATGTTCAACTTCTTCTCAtgacttctttttctttatagCCTGGCATACCAGATAGTGGATAAGTATAAACATGGTGGACATGATATTGaatttgattgatatttttgaaaaacatagACAACATGATGTTATAATTACCATGATATGGGTTTCATAAAGAAAAATCCATTCTCCATGCAATGTTTATGGTTTCATGATTCTCTTAAAATTGCTTCTTGTTGTTCCATCAGATAAACAAGCTGATGAATCTTTAAGttgaatcaattgaatggtTAGCCAGGTGGTTCTTATGATATCTTGTCCATCCCTTTCCCCATCTCTGTTATTGTCATATGATTGCATTTAAGTTTCAAACGGTGTCCTTAGGCCCTGGTTGTGTGGAAACATACAGTTTCAGAATATCCTTCACAATTTGGATCTGAAATCTGATTTCATCATCATTACCTGTTAGCTTTTCAAGGATCTGCTTTAGGCAGCAACCAAAATTTAGTTTAACAGAGGAAACAAACTTTTGGAGCATCACCTGCATAGATAAACCTTAGAAATGACTTCAGATGATAAAAACCTGGAAATTCTCTGCTGATTTGGACTACATTTGgatgttttcttttctcatcaAGGCCTAGACATCCAAAACTTCACAAACCTTACCTGCATAAAATTTGCTATAAGAAGTTTCtgtttctaaaatttgtttttctctaGGAGATCTGTGGTAAATGGTTTTGACATTGTATTCCACCCTTCTATCTGCATCTCTCCAGAATGAACAATTTGTTTTCCTTAAGGGACTCTAGCCTGTGGATTAAAACCTTCATTAGCACAGAGCTTCAAATAATTGGCCAGGTGACAATATAACTGTCAATCGGTTACCAGccattgtttcttttatttggcTTCCAATTCTGCAGAAGCATAAAGGTATTAGTTGTTTATTCCACTCATGTATTATTAGATCTGAGTATGGGATGGTAATAGATAGTAAGAGTTTTATATCCTAGCCTGTCAAGTCTTGCTGATATCAAAGTGCTATGAGAGATGAAATACATCATGCTCATTTTTGCTGATTCTTTTCCCTCTCTTTTCCTTGTTATTCAGCCCAACTAGGCTCTGAGGGTTGGGATTGGCAAATTGCTCCATTTGTGCACTTGTATATAGCGTGCCTAGTTGCTTGCTTCTTTGCTgactttcatttttctctttggcTGTTTCTTTGATGACTTATTTAGGGGATCTAAAGTTCTAAACTGCCTAAATGACAGTATATTACTTTTGCTGACCTGCCTTTGTTGATATTCAGGACAAACAGTGAGATGCATTTCTTTGCTGCTTCCTCTCTACACTACATGGACTACATCTGCCTTCCCTTCACTGAAAATGCAACTATCCCCATTGCCAAGGGTTTGGACTTCACTTCTCGGATTAGAAGCTTCACTTCTCATTATGACCAAGTATATATATGACTATCTGTTGTGTGTAAATAAATTAGTGATATATATGGAGTGTCATTTATATGTATGGGTTTGACTAATATTGTATTTGATATTAGTCTTGTAACATAtatagtttttctttcttgattttcaagaaaatgaggaaaggaaagaagaatttGTAATTTTACATCTTCCATGCAACAGGAGCTACCCATTAGTGGCTGGACCCGCCCTTTTATCTCTGTCCATCTCTGTCTGTAATCTGTTTCTTTACtatgatgatggtgatgatgatttTACACCAAGAGGGAGATCCGTCTAGAAGAGATATCATAGTCCTACCAAATATTATGCTTACACACGCACTTGGGGCAACGGCGGATTTGGGGCAGATCACCGAATAAAgtcaaatttgtttaaaataattttttatttaatattatttataatatgggGTGAGACGGTAGGATAAAGTCAAATTTGATTCCGTTTCGggttttaacaaaattttatttttcaaactttattATACTtgttttaaactcatttcattgGGGTGGGATGTAATAAAGtcttaaataataagtaattaataataataataatgttactGAGTAATTTaatcataacttttttaaataatttaaatttaaatgatacgaatttaataaatataatagtttaaattttgctttgatatcttgaaattttctaatattatttttattttaattttttttgtcgttattaaaaaatgaatattttaatgctttatgcctttttttaaaaaaaagtattcatataaaattgttttttttcatgataattGCCGTACACATTATGTTaagcataaaaatttaaatttattgtattaGCATTTCAAATTTCAGGCGATAAGTTTAAGCCACTAGAGAGACCATAACGAACACTGACGGGAGCCATTAACGACACCGTTTCGAGACACGTACATCATCCAAGCTTAAGCAGTGAAACTGACACGATGAGGCGAATGCGCGGTTGCAGGGCCAATTCTTCTTGATCCGCCGGTTTGAATATTAAACACCTGGATTCAATTTGTTCAGATCTGATCCATCGATGAGCAATGATCTAGGGTTTTGAGATCTAAACATCTTCTCTGCAAATCGATGGGGATCGTGATCGAGAGCTCAGTTTGGGAACCAAAACCTTCACTAtatatcttcattttcttagcaaGCTTCCTCTCGATCTTTCTTCTTCCTAACTTCTCCAACAGAACCCTAGCTCCGTTCGACCATGGAACCTCACCTTCATTCCTTCGTTTCCAGAGaaatttccttctcattttctctctcgCCTCAGGTCACTCATCTTCCTTCgtattttcctttttgctttGTTTGGCTGCTGAAAAGCTTCGGaaaggaaaataattgaaattgaaaattgctttaattttcttcttttcctaaGTTTTCATGGCAATCAAATGGTAGACTACGAAAATTTTGAATGAATCTAAATTTTGTGAGCTATTGCTTTTCTCAATCATCTATTGGTTTCAGTAACTGACTTTCCCCCCTTCTCACAGGAATGGAAGGCGTTTCTTCAGTGTTTGGAGAGTTTGAGTTGGCTTACTACGGCGTCAGTAGGGAGCAGATGGTGGTGTCTCTCTGTGTTGGATGTTTAGTTGCCTTTTTCTTTAGTGCTTTCTTAGGCATGCTTTGTGATTTAATGTAAGTGCAactttttctctgtttttttatttatttaattaatttacttgtTTTCAGAAATGTCATTCCCACTCCTGATTATGCAATGTCCAAAAGTGGTAATGTGAGAAAAAGTTAAATTGGAGATTTGTAATAGAATGTTGTTCTGGTTATCATTAGGCATGAAAATAAATTCAGGATTCCAGATAATTCGAATATTATATGATTTTGAATAATTGGAAATATTCTCAATCTTTTGGGGAATCATTTGGAATATTCagtattattatgaaaaaacgTGGAAAAAAAAGTGCATGAGTCTAGAATTGCCTGAGGATGACATTCATATGCATGATGATCTAttcaaaacaaattatttgttGTTTGAACTTGTGTCCTCAAATTTGAATCTGGTTTTGTTCTTCCTGAATATTGTGGAAGGCTTTTTGTGATTAATATTCAACATCAAACTGTGGCCGCAACAATTATAGTCTTTAGCTTCACACATTTGGTCTTTTATGCTTAGACAAAAAACAATGGCTTAGAAAATTCAATACCTTCTTGATTTAGTGCcattatttcaattaaataagaTCTTAATGAAACTCATATTCCCGCTTGATATGGGGCATGATAACCTCTTGCCAAATTAATTGTCGTATGATTTTGTCTGTAGTGGTCAAAAGAAAGCTTGCTTGTCCTTTTGTGTTCTACACCTCTCGGTTGGCATATGGAGGAGGATTAGCCTGCAACCTAGTGTTTGGCTAGCAAATATCTGTTTATCTCTTGCcacttcaatattttcattcaGTTTCGAAACATGGATGACTGTTGAACATGATAAGGTTTGTGTTCAAAAACCTTGTTCTTTTTCAGTTACGTGTTAACCACTGCGGTCTTTTTCCCcattatttattacttattttgtgAGCATTTCAGGTCCATTTGTTATTTTTCAGTTATATGGATTTGGAAATAGCTTTTATTGCTAAATAACGATGAACTTaatattctttgtttttttggctacAGCTTGGGTACAGACGTGATATTTTGATTGATACTTTCTGGTTAATGACATTCTTTGAGTCTGCATCTTTTATTGGAAGCCAATTGCTTGCAAATTGGCTGCTTGGTAGTGATGTGAAGAAAAGTGTGGTTGCTCCTTCCATAGCAAGTGTGATCTTAGCAATGATAACTATTATTTATATCACCAAATGTTGGGCCGAAACTCCACAAATGGCAGTTTTTAAGGACTACAAAATGTCCTTCTACACACATATTTTTTGTGGTATGTTACATATTCTTAATGTCTTActctttccttaattttttgaCTTAATGCTTGAAAGCTTGCAGTATGAGAACTTATTACTATATTAAATAAGCTCGAGACTTGGAGGTGTACTACAAATGACACAACTTCAATCTCATTGAGGTCATGGAATTTGTGTAAACAAAACTGTACTCTTTTTAGGTTAGAAGATATTGATTGAATGCTAATGAGCA includes:
- the LOC100268114 gene encoding acyl-CoA-binding domain-containing protein 3 isoform X2; translation: MLLLWSIRLLSFIGLCSLSTYISKAMELFHELFLTVAISVIFSFVLSKILSSAAGGGVQDDALLGSCKDGESERGGRFVGVGSGLEICEGESVLAKLEVQEVLNDVDVDVGLEERLMEGGSGEKTVEVGGIVADLVEECAEDGGLEKREAVEDDAAVGLEKRLMEGGYGEKTVEVGEIAADLVEECVEDEVRSEKREAVEDDVAIGLEKRLMKEGCGEKTVEACDGVGGFEADLVEEFAEDEWNSEKREAVEEDAVVGLEEKLMKGDCGEETVEVSDGVSGVEADLVDDEGCSEKIEAVVGLEETLTKGDCGEETVEVCDRVNEVEAKLVDECVDDEGNSEKSEAVGLDCEGQNEVGDERGEFFDDDWEGIQRSELDRAFGAAAAFVGSEKNANHILNLNSDVKMHLYGLHKVAIEGPCREPPPMALKISARAKWGISLLD
- the LOC100268114 gene encoding acyl-CoA-binding domain-containing protein 3 isoform X1 codes for the protein MLLLWSIRLLSFIGLCSLSTYISKAMELFHELFLTVAISVIFSFVLSKILSSAAGGGVQDDALLGSCKDGESERGGRFVGVGSGLEICEGESVLAKLEVQEVLNDVDVDVGLEERLMEGGSGEKTVEVGGIVADLVEECAEDGGLEKREAVEDDAAVGLEKRLMEGGYGEKTVEVGEIAADLVEECVEDEVRSEKREAVEDDVAIGLEKRLMKEGCGEKTVEACDGVGGFEADLVEEFAEDEWNSEKREAVEEDAVVGLEEKLMKGDCGEETVEVSDGVSGVEADLVDDEGCSEKIEAVVGLEETLTKGDCGEETVEVCDRVNEVEAKLVDECVDDEGNSEKSEAVGLDCEGQNEVGDERGEFFDDDWEGIQRSELDRAFGAAAAFVGSEKNANHILNLNSDVKMHLYGLHKVAIEGPCREPPPMALKISARAKWNAWQRLGNMSPEAAMEQYVALLSRDIPGWSVDDPLEAVNIFVQMQEHRGS
- the LOC100245788 gene encoding uncharacterized protein LOC100245788, with protein sequence MGIVIESSVWEPKPSLYIFIFLASFLSIFLLPNFSNRTLAPFDHGTSPSFLRFQRNFLLIFSLASGMEGVSSVFGEFELAYYGVSREQMVVSLCVGCLVAFFFSAFLGMLCDLIGQKKACLSFCVLHLSVGIWRRISLQPSVWLANICLSLATSIFSFSFETWMTVEHDKLGYRRDILIDTFWLMTFFESASFIGSQLLANWLLGSDVKKSVVAPSIASVILAMITIIYITKCWAETPQMAVFKDYKMSFYTHIFCDKRIWLLACAQACIHFSIAVFWILWAPTLVADGREVHLGLIFPCLLGARMLGSTALPWLTSVPSSLRTEDYLVYAFIIMGLVLYVVAYDYQEIGVLVTLFCLFHACAGLILPSLARLRTMYVPNELRGGMISLSLAPSNAAILFFVVQGGYYRNIGNATIFAFAALGLFGAAGCMHVLKRWGKQPYQNGHKL